The following are encoded in a window of Diorhabda sublineata isolate icDioSubl1.1 chromosome 3, icDioSubl1.1, whole genome shotgun sequence genomic DNA:
- the LOC130442104 gene encoding septin-1 has protein sequence MSSESVKNFSSLETPGYVGFANLPNQVHRKSVKKGFEFTLMVVGESGLGKSTLVTSLFLTDLYPERLIPDAMEKMKQTVRLEPSTVEIEERGVKLRLTVVDTPGYGDAIDNRDSFEEIIGYINQQFERFLKDESGLNRKNIMDNRVHCCFYFISPFGHGLKPLDIEFMKKLHNKVNIVPVIAKADVLTKKEMQKLKKTVLDEIAQNGIRIYSLPECDSDEDEEYKEQVRQLKQAVPFAVCGANTELEVRGRKVKGRLYPWGVVEVENPEHCDFIKLRTMLITHMQDLQEITQQVHYENYRSERLAKEGPTTKRNTVDDKSSVTSGDKDRILQEKEAELKRMQEMIAAMQAKMQQTTQ, from the exons ATGTCGAGTGAATCGGTGAAAAAT ttttcaagtTTAGAGACTCCAGGATATGTCGGCTTTGCAAACCTTCCAAATCAAGTCCATagaaaatctgtgaaaaaaggTTTTGAATTTACATTGATGGTAGTTGGGGAGAGTGGACTTGGAAAATCAACTTTAGTTACATCGCTATTTTTGACTGACTTGTATCCAGAAAGACTTATTCCAGATGCTATGG aaaaaatgaaacagaCTGTGAGATTAGAACCTTCCACTGTTGAAATAGAAGAAAGGGGAGTTAAATTGCGGCTTACTGTAGTGGATACACCTGGATACGGAGATGCAATTGACAATAGAGATTCCTTTGAGGAAATAATTGGTTACATTAACCAACAGTTTGAACGATTTTTAAAAGATGAATCTGGTTTGAATAGAAAGAACATTATGGATAATAGAGTTCACTgctgtttttattttatctcaCCCTTCGGGCATGG attaaaaCCTTTAGATATAGAATTTATGAAGAAACTTCATAATAAAGTAAACATAGTTCCTGTAATCGCCAAAGCTGATGTTTTAACTAAAAAAGAAAtgcaaaaattgaagaaaactgTGTTAGATGAAATTGCTCAAAATGGTATAAGAATATACTCTCTACCTGAATGTGACtcagatgaagatgaagaatataaagaacag GTTCGACAATTAAAACAAGCAGTTCCTTTTGCTGTTTGTGGTGCAAATACAGAACTAGAAGTGAGAGGACGCAAAGTTAAAGGACGATTGTATCCTTGGGGCGTTGTTGAAGTTGAGAATCCTGAACACtgtgattttataaaattaagaaCAATGTTAATTACACACATGCAAGATCTTCAAGAGATAACGCAACAAGTGCATTATGAAAACTATAGATCCGAAAGGTTAGCTAAAGAAGGTCCTACAACTAAAAGAAATAC AGTGGATGATAAAAGTTCAGTTACATCTGGAGATAAAGATagaattttacaagaaaaagagGCTGAACTCAAACGAATGCAAGAAATGATAGCTGCAATGCAAGCAAAGATGCAGCAAACGACCCAGTAA